Below is a genomic region from Fusarium oxysporum Fo47 chromosome XI, complete sequence.
CTACCAACCTTTGATATAATAGGGAACGGCGCGTATTCGGTTGGAAGCCTGCAGTGTGATCCTGGTTGGCGTGACAAACAGCCAGATAGGCTAGAGTTTATCGTCTTTGCCACTGCCAAACTGACAGATCCTCAGCCTCCCCAGTATTCCGGATATCCCGCCGGATGTGGAACGAGCCGATATAACGCAAAAATGAGCGGTCGCTTATTTTCCGATCAATGCAGCTATGAAGCCGCTGTCTCTCGGTGGCAAGATTTATGCTCAAAGGAGCGATCTGTACTTGATTTAATGTGTATCTCCAGGGGAAGTGACGGCCTCGCTCGAAGGGTTCAAGTTTGCCATGGAATATCCTTGGATCAATGGTTAACTCTAGAGCCCAAGGAGGTCTTTGTCAGACTTGGATAATTTCATAGAACGGCTGGTACTTGCCCAAGTAAGCTGACACTACCACCATTATGTATATCATCATTTATCTTGTCTTCAGTCTTTTTCAAGCATATACGCGGTTCAATAAAGGATCTTTCGGTCTTAACCTTGTTCAATAAGCGGATGGCAATTCGAAAAGATCTTCAGGAAGACAAAATTATCCGATGAAGCAATGGGTGCAATGTTGGTGGGTCTGTTGGTTGGGTCTGTCGCTGTGCCCGTAACATGCATCGGATTACGTTTCTCAACCAGGCAGTATTGTATGATTGCATATGAgttgtttttcttctttcctgcCTATCCTGAGCCGAACTCCGAAAATCACCTGACTGATCATTGTTTTCTTGCTGTCATTCCTCACGTTAATGCCCTTTTTCATTTCACTCACTCTTAGCAACCATCTGCTACATATTACCAGCCAACAGACGCATTACATCATGTCGGCACCTACCCAAGAACTGCATGAGGCATTGGTATAGGAAGACCGTGGTATTGAGTGAGTCGATCAATGCTGACTTTCTGAATAGGCCGCTGATACCTTTGACGATAGCGACTCGACTTTGTCTGGCGTAAGTTCAGCGGCGAGTCTCCCAATGGCGCCAAGCCGCATGCGTGATATTGCACCGAGAGTCAGAGCTAAACAGCCACAGACCGATTCAGAAAGCCTGGAATCACTTCGATCAAGCGTCTTGCGGTTCCAAGAGGAGAATGGACGAACATATCATGCCATGAGCTCTGGCAGTAAGTCACTCTAGTTAAATCCAGTTTTGCATGACTAACAGCGAATGCAGAATACAATTTCCCTAATGATGCGTCTGAAAGTGATCGTCTTGGTTAGTAAATCGGAGACAAGGTTTTCTACTATATGCTGAGTTTTGACACAGATCTTCAACACAATCTATGGCTTTTGACTCTACAAGGAGAGCTTGGGCTCAGTCCTAAGATCAAAGAGCCTGCCAAGCGGGTCATGGATGTCGGAACGGGAACCGGTATTTGGGCTATTGAATATGGTGAGCCAGACAATTTGAAGGTCAACTCATGCGATGACTGACGGTTGTTACTTAGCCGATCTTCACCCAGAAGCTCAGGTATAACCACCTTTTAACTCTATTAGGCCTCTCGGTAATTGACTGTTTCAGGTCGTTGGCGTTGATCTCAGTCCCATTCAACCTTCATTGTAAAGCTCCAACTTACTGGCATAGTCTGGTGAGGCTAACCTCGTCATCAGGGTCCCACCGAATTGCGTCTTCGAAATCGACGACCTCGAGAAAGAATGGACCTGGTCAGAGCCATTCGACTTCATCTTCTGCCGCGTCATGACAGGATCCTTCGCCGATATGGAGAAATTCGTTCAAAATGCCTACGAGTAGGTCAGCCCTTCAACAAACCACCGCTAATCGTCTAACGTATAACAGTAATCTCGAACCTGGCGGCTACCTTGAAATGCAAGACCTAACATATCCCATCGCCTGCGATGACGGAACCCTCCCCCCCGACTGCGAAGTTCTCCGCTCCGGTCTTCTTAGCATCGAAGCCAGTGCCAAAGCAGGAAGAGCCATTAATCTTGCTCCCAAGTACAAGACCTTCCTTGAGAAGGCTGGTTTTGTTGATGTGGTGGAGAAGCGGTTCAGGTGGCCTATTAACGAGTGGCCCAAGGACAAGCACTATAAGGAACTGGGAAAGTGGTCTTATGCTAACATTAACAATGGTTTGGAGGGTCTGTTGCTTGGATTGTTTACGAGGTTCTTGGGCTGGAGTGCGGATGAGGTCCGCGTGTTCTGCAGTGCGATGAGAAAGCAGCTGCGCGATCGAAGTATACATGCATATATCCCGGTGTAAGTCCCTCTCTACGCTTGATCCTACTACGACCTTCTGCTGACATTGGTATTTATAGTTACGTGGTTTACGGAAGAAAGCCACTGGAAGAGCCTGCAAGCAAAGCTTAGGACATCATCTACGTATTTACAATATGCAGAACGTTCTACGTTCTATGTCCTCCTCCGGCGTGGGTTGAAGTTGTATATCTCGTTTCCATAAGTTTTCGTTCCTCTGAATCCTGTCAAAGTCCAGATCATACGTTACATAAAGACATTCAAAGCTTTTTCAACATATACCTCATCATCTCGAGTTACCGGACTAGTCCAAGTTGCCCAGCTTCCTTGAAAAGTCGATGGTCTCTGTAATTCCCTTCTCGAGACTGATCCACTCCCTTCCAGCCCACTTTTGCAGCAGCTCGGGTGCAATATCGTTCTCAATCTTGTAGTTTAAAACAGGGTCTCCAGGAACAAAGTCGTCTTCAAAGTCTTCCTCGGGATATGCTTTGCGCATGATAGCCAAAACGTTGTTCCAGTTGAAAGACTTGGCCAGTGCTGGAATGCGAGCGCCTTTGACATCTGGGTCGATAGCTGCTGCGACGTAAATGACAGCTGCGTCGGAGACGTGAGTGTAATAGACTATCTCGTCAGCTTTTCCGAGACTCTTATCCATATCTCTGTCAACTTACCCGTTGTGTTCTCCTTCAGGGCATCTGTCTTGCCAAGGTATAGTTGCTGCAAGAGCTGGGTAGGCATAGGCCCATAGTGTCTCGCATCCAGAGGATCGCCCAGAGTCCAACAAGGACTAACCGAATTGACTTCCCAAGGAACCTTCTCGTCTTTCGCGAACTTCCATACCGCCTTCTCGGCGTCAACTCTGGCAGCCAGGTATACTGGAAGAATACGGCTCAACTCATATGGTGGCGGCGCCTGTGCGACCTTGACCAAATCCTCGTTCCACGTATCCTTCCCGATACTCTTTGTCTCCCCGGGCTTGGGCCATACTGCCGACCATAGTCCAGCTGCTACCACAAATCGCTTGACTGAAGCTTCCTTGGCAGCAGATCGGCACACGGTCAAGGCAGCTTCGATAGCTGATGCAAAGCCAGCGTTGGGGTCTGGTGTATAGTCACCGATATTGGCGAGATGAATAATAGCCGAGACGCCTTTCACCGCCTCATCGAAATCTCCGGGTTTTGATGTGTTTGCGACAACCAATTCCACTTTTCCTTCGTCTGTGTGCGGCTTCACAGATGGGTGCTCGAGGAGCCACTTGCTATATGAGAGATCTCTCACCGTCCCACGCACTTTGAAGCCTTGCTTCAGAAGCTCTATGACCACATGGCTGCCGGTGTAACAATTCGCTCCCGTCACGAGGACCCATGAACCTCGGGGAATAGCCGTCGGTAAATGGCTCATGTTGACTGACACTGTTCAGCGGGAGTCTTCCCAAATGGTTCGTATGTAAAGAGCTCAGAGACTGTCAAAACGGACAGAAGGCGGTCATAAGAGTCAAGGTATGATGTATAATTTGATCAACAACATCGGAATCGAGGAATAAGATGAAGATGGGACGATATATGGAGCATCGATCCCCGCCTTCTTAGCGTGAACCCGGAATTTTTCAGCTTCCGCTATCGCTAGCTTGCGGTGAGCCTGAAATCTAAATGAAGCGATCGCTTCCGGTTCATTAGGCCGAGACTAAAGATTTTAGCGATGATGCGGATGGCGGAATTTTGGGCCGTAGCCGCAGAGCGCAGCTACCAGCCATGACTATGTTTTACTGAGTAGAACAAGAACATGAGTATCCGTAGTCTCTAATAGACTCTTGCTATATATAACCCTCTTGTCTTTGCTGATAAAAGCCATTTTCTGACTCTGCCTGGGTTGAATCATTGGCTCAAGGTTCACGATAATATCGATTGGCGTCAAGGATTATTATGATCGGCTAGCTAGCTTCGTCGTAGTAACGCGTTCGTGACCACTCAGGACCCAAGCTCCGTTACCCGACTCCCCGGGTCCCCAATCCCGGAAGCTTGGTCTCGTAAATAATAGGCTAATACTCCCGGAAATTCTCGTTCCAGTGGGTTACTTGATGCAATAATTCGTTATGACAAATGCTTTCCAGGGTCTTCAGTTAGCAGCTTGCGCGTGTTATGAACTTCGGGCTATTATTCGGATAAATTGGCGGCCTGACTCATCGGGTTGCATGGTTAAACTGAGATGATCCAGGGTAGTTTGTGAGGATGATTTATAGCGACACAATGGGGGATAGTCTACCATACTGCCAGAAGGCTTTCTATGTATACTTCTACTATTGTTTTCTTGTATTTATTCGTTCTTTAGGTCAAGATTATTTAGCCATCTAACCTCGGGGGAAAACGGCCTCCACAACTGTAGCTATCCATGTCGCCTTACGAAGAATTTCGTGAACGTGAAAACGGCATTCTTCACGAGCCAGAAAGTCCAGCCGGAATACGCCCAACAATAATCGAAACAGATGGATCGACCCTATACGAAAAGCAATTCTTCCCCCTCCGCACTGCAATTATCGAGCGTAATGATACAGCAGCTTTGAAGAAGTATTTGGAAAACGCCCCTTGGGCTATCAAGAGAGGTCATGCTCTTGGCATGTATTATGACCCGTTTATTGTCGCAGCTCGACACGAGAGTATTAACGCGCTCAAAATACTCTTGGATCACTACTCTAACTTCATGAAGCCCAGTGGGAGAACTGATCTTGATGGCCGTTGCTGTCGAGTGTTGAACACGGCAGCTCAATGTGGCCGACTTGAGGCAGTCAAGCTTCTGCTCGATCACCCTCTTCTTGACGCTGATATCCACTATAAATATAATGGATTCACTCCGATCATGGCAGCTACCAACACTTTTGATTGGAAAGATAATATTGAGGGGAAAAAAGCGGTCATCGACTGGTTGCTTGATCGAGGCGCCCGTGCTTCTGACGTCGAATACTCGTGGGACAGCTTTCTTGACCCCATTACTGGCAAGTACATAGCAAAGCAGGTTCCAGTTTTTACGGTCTTGAACCTGGCTGCAGGGTGGGCAGGGGCTGATTTGACGCAACGCCTCATTAAGAGTGGCGCTGATCCTAACGTCAAGCTAAGAGAGGATACAGAGGTCACATCTCGCGTGGATATAACAATCATCTCTACCGCCAGTCGATATGCGAATGTTGATGCCCTTAAAATCCTGCTTGATTGCGCAAACAGAGCCGGACATGTGGCAGACACAGTATCTTATTGCGATAGTTGGGGAAACATGGCCCTCCACTGGGCTTGTCGAGTATCAATAGAAGAAGATCCTCGCGAGGTGGCTGAAAATATTATGGCGGAGAAAGTGCAGCGAATCATGACGATTCTTGGCCTGCTGTTGGACTGCAACCCAGAGACGATCAATTCACAGGACATTTACGGAAATACTCCCCTACACTATGCAGCCATGAACTACAGCAATTACGGTCATGAGTACACGGCTATCTTTCAGTATCTTTGTGACAGAGGTGCTGATGCCAGTATTCGCAACAAGAAGAGCGAAACAGCGTTGCATAGTCTATGTTCCTATGATGGGGGACTGCCAATCGATACAGCCGCTATCGAAATTCTTTTCGGTCACAGAGCGAAGGCTACAGATACAGACGACAATGGTAATACGCCATTGCACTCGGCAGTCAAGAATCTAGAGAATCTTGATGCCATCGAATCTCTGCTTGATCATGGTGCAGACATAGGTGCAAAGAATCTGAAAGGAAATACGCCTCTCCATGAAGCTGCGAACGGGATGTTTTGGCCTGGCGTAATGAAAGAAAAGTACAAAAGCATGGGCGACATACTTCGAAGGCTTCAAGGCGATGAAGGATGTCTGATGGATAAGCTAAATGCAGAGGGAAAGTCTGCTCGACAGATCCTGAATGAAGTGAGGAAGGACTTCCAAGAGAAAATGGATGATATCGAAAACGAAAGAAAGCTGTGGGAATCTGAAATATGGAAGAAGTGAGACGAAAAACAACTTGGTGGCTTGTTTCATAGAAGAGCCTTTCAAAAGCTAGAGACTGTGGTATTTGAGCAGGGATGCTACCGCTATTCTCTGTAGAAATTATTTGTTATGTTAtcccttttctcttctctcatttGATGAGGTGAGAAGTTGTACTGTACCCGATTGGCCAAGGGCAATAGACCCTTGACAGCGCGCATATTTCTTGTCTCACTTTATCGGCTGGCCAATCAACTCTGTGCGTACGCGCTCTGACGGCTTCTCTCTGTGATCCTTAATTACTCGCTGTTTACCGCATCGTACTAAACTTATTCATTAAACAGTAACTACGCccgacgacgatgaagcaATTGCATTGGAAGAGTACACTGTTGGCTGGCTCTGCGCTCTTCCTCTGGAGATGGCCGCTGCCAAGGGCATGTTGGAACGAATCCACCCAGACCTCTCTCAGCAAGATCCCTAGGACCATAATAGTTATTCCCTTGGCAAAATTCATGATCACAACATCGTGATTGCCTGCCTACCTGCTAGGAATCACGGATCATGCTCCGTAGCTACCATCGCGAAGGACTTGCAGCGAACCTTGGAGTCAATTTGCTTTGGATTGCTGGTCGGAATAGGCAGCGGCGCGCCCTCACCACAACACGATACCCGATTAGGCGACGTAGTGATTAGCCAGCCTCCAGGGACACTTGGAGGAGTGGTACAAAAGTCTTGCCGCAAGGAGGATTTCAACGTACAGGCTTCTT
It encodes:
- a CDS encoding ankyrin repeat-containing domain protein — protein: MSPYEEFRERENGILHEPESPAGIRPTIIETDGSTLYEKQFFPLRTAIIERNDTAALKKYLENAPWAIKRGHALGMYYDPFIVAARHESINALKILLDHYSNFMKPSGRTDLDGRCCRVLNTAAQCGRLEAVKLLLDHPLLDADIHYKYNGFTPIMAATNTFDWKDNIEGKKAVIDWLLDRGARASDVEYSWDSFLDPITGKYIAKQVPVFTVLNLAAGWAGADLTQRLIKSGADPNVKLREDTEVTSRVDITIISTASRYANVDALKILLDCANRAGHVADTVSYCDSWGNMALHWACRVSIEEDPREVAENIMAEKVQRIMTILGLLLDCNPETINSQDIYGNTPLHYAAMNYSNYGHEYTAIFQYLCDRGADASIRNKKSETALHSLCSYDGGLPIDTAAIEILFGHRAKATDTDDNGNTPLHSAVKNLENLDAIESLLDHGADIGAKNLKGNTPLHEAANGMFWPGVMKEKYKSMGDILRRLQGDEGCLMDKLNAEGKSARQILNEVRKDFQEKMDDIENERKLWESEIWKKNHGSCSVATIAKDLQRTLESICFGLLVGIGSGAPSPQHDTRLGDVVISQPPGTLGGVRIKDKSGYQGASNDRLYQADYDHVKSENPTCNECAKSHIIHRTDRDDNDPYFHYGIIASGSAAVKGGKTCQRLSEEYGALCFETEAVGLHMLNNQPTNLYMVDSTRYNSEDAQESTRCEDGTRPLSLEAIEQ
- a CDS encoding S-adenosyl-L-methionine-dependent methyltransferase, with the translated sequence MSAPTQELHEALAADTFDDSDSTLSGVSSAASLPMAPSRMRDIAPRVRAKQPQTDSESLESLRSSVLRFQEENGRTYHAMSSGKYNFPNDASESDRLDLQHNLWLLTLQGELGLSPKIKEPAKRVMDVGTGTGIWAIEYADLHPEAQSGEANLVIRVPPNCVFEIDDLEKEWTWSEPFDFIFCRVMTGSFADMEKFVQNAYDNLEPGGYLEMQDLTYPIACDDGTLPPDCEVLRSGLLSIEASAKAGRAINLAPKYKTFLEKAGFVDVVEKRFRWPINEWPKDKHYKELGKWSYANINNGLEGLLLGLFTRFLGWSADEVRVFCSAMRKQLRDRSIHAYIPVYVVYGRKPLEEPASKA